Below is a window of uncultured Cohaesibacter sp. DNA.
GCGGCCCTCAAGAGGGCTGCTGCCTCCTCCCGCGTCAGCCACCGGTCACGATTGGCAGGCTTGTTGGGCAACCTGACATTCGGTGCGCTTTGCAGATAGTCCTCATCCCTGCAATAGTTGAGCGCAGCCTGAAGGACACCAAGTTCCCTTCGCACTGTGCCGTCCGACACCGTTCGGGACATCTGGTAATCAAGACATGTCCTTTTCTTGATGTCGGCAACAAACTTGTCGCCCCAGAAGGGCAGCAGGGCATCAATGGCATATCCGATCCGCGCCGGATCTGCAGTGGTTGGGGCATGCTCCCTTGCGTAAGTGGCAAGAACATCGGCAATGGTTACCTCAGCGGCAGGTGACTGTTCCTGAAGCCGCCATTTGCTTTCGATGTAGGAGCTCAGGGATTTTTCAGCCTGCTCGCGGCATTCCGGGCCGAATCCTGTGCTCTTCTCATATCCTCTGTCGAGGATGACAAAGGCTGGCTTACGGCCTTTCCGTTCGCGGAGATGAAGATGCGGTCCTTTGGCTTTACGCGGCATTTTTCAAACATGTCCTCGATGTTCTGTCTGGTTGTGTAATCCACGCCTCCGATCCGGTAGCAAACAAGGTTGCCCTTATCTCTTTCATTCCAGAGTGTGGAGGCTTTTCTGCCAATCAACCGGGCTGCCTCTGGCAGGGTGATATATTGCGGGAACGAGTTGTCTGTATCGGTCATGGCGGTTTCTGGCTCATGGTTCGTGTTGCAGGGAGGCCTCAGTCCGTGCGCTGAATGGCCCTTCAATAAGGAATTAGTCCTCAGCTTTCACACATCCAAATGGACGGTGAATTTTCTTGAAGAGGCCCCCTGCAAGAAGGCTGTTACCAATAGGAAAGCTCATGACAAGAGTAGGTGGCCGGGGTGACCAATCCTGCTGTACTCGGCTGATTGCGGAGTTTGCATGCCAACTTGCGACGGTCGAGAGCTTCGGCTATTTCCGTGGCCTCCTCGCGGGCCAGAGCCTTGATACGATTGTGGAGGGTCTCAAAGTGATGATGTTCTCCGGGGCCAATGCGCCCTGAAACGGGGCTGCGTGATCCAGCTGCATCGAAACCTTCGTGGCCGACAGGGACGATGACCTGCTGACGACAGTTGAAGAGAACCGAGAGTAAATGACTGCACGTTTCATGCTAATTTTTCCTGTTGCCTGTTTCAATTTCATAGTCTGCTTGAGCCTGTTGTCGTGCCAACGCCCTTGCGATATCGAACAGGACAAGCATGCCTTTTGCCGCGCCGTGATGGGCGGGGCTTGTATCCCTGTTTGAAGATTTTGAATTTGCTGGCATTGGCGACCAATCTCTCCATGTGACAAAGTGGCAGTCAGTGCTTCTGACCGGCTGTGTCAGGGAGTTCGGTTCATTCGCGGCGAGGGAGAAATTTTTAGTTAAGACATGGTTAACGATGCCGGTTCTACATGCCGCAACCGATCGGCCCGATCCATCAGGATCAAGGCCGTTATGGCTTTCCGATATGATAATCTGCAGACGACAGTTGAAGAGAACCGGCTATCGTTGAGGTTTGGATCTGATGTCAGAATTTTTTGAGCTTGCGGATCAGATTTTCCGTGGCAACAAGGTCT
It encodes the following:
- a CDS encoding tyrosine-type recombinase/integrase is translated as MPRKAKGPHLHLRERKGRKPAFVILDRGYEKSTGFGPECREQAEKSLSSYIESKWRLQEQSPAAEVTIADVLATYAREHAPTTADPARIGYAIDALLPFWGDKFVADIKKRTCLDYQMSRTVSDGTVRRELGVLQAALNYCRDEDYLQSAPNVRLPNKPANRDRWLTREEAAALLRAARRNSETRHIARFILVALYTGTRKRAILNLGWRKDDHAGHIDIEQGILYRIGEKEQRTKKERTPARLPRQLLLHARLWRKNSPNHVIDYKGMKVDDIKTAWSRICQDAEISDVTRHTLKHTAITWAMQNRCSPADAASFFATSIRTIEDIYLHHHPDHQKSAVGAMERNDSKKGS